A stretch of the Trueperaceae bacterium genome encodes the following:
- the pfkA gene encoding 6-phosphofructokinase, whose protein sequence is MKHIAVLTSGGDAPGMNAAIRAIVRSAAHNEIKVSGVFNGYQGLIEDNFADLNTRSVSNIIQLGGTILRSARSEEFYQPAARARAATALKNRAVDGLLIIGGDGSFRGASQLSIEHEIPVIGIPATIDNDIFGTDLSIGFDTAINVALDFVDRLRDTAASHDRLFLVELMGRDSGNLALHVGLGGGAEAILLPEQNLQGEQAAELVMQAKQPGKSSSIVIVAEGAYEGGAIALQDSIRQRCEFEVRSSILGHVIRGGSPSTQDRVFASRLGYEAVMQLKAGKGSLMIGIDKGETVLVPFEITCSNVKDIDWHLHHIAQITSQ, encoded by the coding sequence ATGAAGCATATTGCTGTTCTTACTAGTGGTGGCGACGCACCTGGCATGAATGCAGCAATCCGCGCTATAGTCCGAAGCGCAGCCCATAACGAAATTAAAGTTTCCGGAGTCTTTAATGGATACCAGGGCCTCATCGAAGATAATTTTGCTGATTTAAATACTCGTAGTGTAAGTAATATTATTCAGCTTGGGGGCACAATTCTCAGGTCGGCTCGGTCCGAAGAATTTTACCAGCCAGCAGCACGCGCCCGAGCTGCTACGGCCCTCAAAAACCGAGCCGTAGACGGACTTTTGATTATCGGGGGTGACGGCTCTTTCAGAGGGGCTTCACAGCTTTCCATCGAACACGAAATTCCGGTCATCGGTATTCCTGCCACGATTGACAATGATATTTTTGGTACAGATTTATCGATTGGATTTGACACAGCTATTAATGTTGCATTAGATTTTGTAGACCGCCTCCGCGATACGGCCGCGAGCCATGACCGACTCTTCTTGGTGGAACTTATGGGCCGCGATTCAGGCAATCTAGCGCTTCACGTTGGTCTAGGTGGAGGAGCCGAGGCGATTCTGCTACCTGAACAAAACTTGCAAGGCGAACAGGCTGCTGAACTAGTGATGCAAGCCAAACAACCTGGGAAGAGTTCTAGCATCGTAATAGTGGCAGAAGGAGCGTATGAAGGTGGTGCGATAGCGCTCCAGGATTCCATCCGTCAACGCTGTGAATTCGAGGTCAGATCGAGCATACTTGGGCACGTAATTCGCGGTGGTAGTCCATCTACTCAGGACCGAGTATTCGCCTCACGGTTGGGTTACGAGGCTGTAATGCAATTGAAAGCGGGTAAAGGTAGTCTAATGATAGGGATCGACAAAGGTGAAACTGTCCTGGTGCCCTTTGAAATCACATGTTCAAACGTAAAAGATATCGACTGGCATCTTCACCATATAGCGCAGATAACTTCTCAGTAA
- a CDS encoding DNA-binding response regulator, translating into MIGASLLVVEDDPTVLALVSFHLERAGFKVVQAQDARSAWSLVETVDLIVLDRMLPDESGITFLDRIRRTAAISSLPILMLTARATENDRVEGLESGADDYMVKPFSVAELVARVRALLRRTKPVKNIDVDELHIDYVAVQVTFQGIPVSLTRREFELIYFLASHPGRVFSRSELLDRVWGEDFLGTERTVDQHIAQLRASLKDELIETVRGRGYRLVSRK; encoded by the coding sequence ATGATAGGTGCGAGCCTTTTAGTCGTAGAGGATGACCCTACTGTACTTGCGCTAGTGTCTTTTCATCTTGAGCGTGCTGGCTTTAAGGTTGTACAGGCTCAGGATGCTCGGTCAGCATGGTCGTTAGTAGAAACTGTTGATTTGATCGTTTTAGACCGTATGCTTCCTGACGAATCCGGAATTACATTCTTAGATAGGATACGACGCACAGCCGCTATTTCTTCGCTACCTATCCTAATGTTGACTGCCCGCGCTACGGAAAATGATCGCGTGGAGGGTCTGGAATCAGGTGCCGACGACTATATGGTAAAACCCTTTAGCGTGGCAGAGCTTGTCGCGCGGGTTCGCGCTTTACTACGGCGAACGAAGCCCGTAAAGAATATCGATGTTGATGAGCTTCATATTGACTATGTAGCGGTTCAAGTTACTTTTCAGGGAATTCCAGTCTCGTTAACTCGGCGGGAATTTGAGTTGATTTACTTCTTGGCGTCTCATCCTGGACGGGTGTTTTCCAGATCAGAACTTCTTGATCGTGTATGGGGAGAAGATTTTCTTGGTACCGAGAGGACTGTAGACCAGCATATTGCTCAATTGCGTGCTAGCCTCAAAGATGAACTAATTGAAACAGTACGGGGAAGGGGGTATCGGCTTGTCAGTAGAAAATAG
- the zwf gene encoding glucose-6-phosphate dehydrogenase, with the protein MKQTPDCAFVIFGITGDLAARKLLPALYQLCLKGRIHPKTEIVGYARSDLTRDALRNRLTESLRNFEPDFDEKVWSSLVDRIHYVQGDYEHESGFESLRNFLDSLGLQNRIFYTATPPDTYEGIALGIAGAGLNHSSGFTRLIVEKPFGSDLGSAQRLNASILKNFKEDQIYRIDHYLAKETAQNLAVLRFANTLLEPIWSNKYIDNIQITMAEPMGMEGRGSFYEQTGVIRDVIQNHLLQLVALIAMEPPLDYNAMNVRNEKVKVFDAIKDIGPDKAILGQYSASGEMIGYRAEDGVSPHSHQATFAAIRLDILNSRWSGVPFFIRSGKRLEAKFTQIVIALKAAQKIPFAQTSALESDRIVLRLGPNEGIALQLNSKIPGQGMNLNRINLNFSYDSNIDHPIPDAYETLLCDALMGDATLFVRADEVEGQWRIIGPLIKHVDLSPEEPHFYPAGTQGPKAADMFLEAQDRQWHPAEN; encoded by the coding sequence ATGAAACAAACACCTGATTGCGCCTTTGTTATATTCGGCATCACTGGTGACCTGGCGGCTCGAAAATTACTTCCAGCCCTTTATCAACTATGCCTTAAAGGGCGCATCCACCCTAAAACTGAGATTGTTGGGTATGCCCGTAGTGATCTAACTAGAGATGCCTTACGCAATAGGCTGACAGAATCTTTACGCAATTTCGAGCCAGATTTCGATGAAAAGGTTTGGTCGAGTCTCGTTGATCGCATTCACTACGTGCAGGGTGATTATGAACATGAATCTGGGTTCGAATCCTTACGTAACTTCCTAGATAGTTTAGGCCTACAGAACAGAATCTTTTACACAGCCACTCCTCCAGACACCTATGAGGGAATCGCTCTCGGAATTGCTGGCGCTGGCCTTAATCACTCATCTGGTTTCACGCGATTAATAGTTGAGAAACCATTTGGATCTGACCTCGGTAGCGCTCAAAGGCTCAATGCTTCTATTCTTAAGAACTTCAAGGAAGATCAAATCTATAGGATAGACCACTACTTAGCCAAGGAAACGGCTCAAAACTTGGCTGTATTGCGCTTTGCAAACACCTTGTTAGAGCCGATCTGGTCTAATAAATATATCGATAATATTCAAATCACGATGGCCGAGCCAATGGGAATGGAAGGTAGGGGAAGCTTTTATGAACAGACAGGCGTTATCAGGGACGTAATCCAAAATCACCTACTCCAATTGGTCGCCTTAATCGCTATGGAGCCTCCCTTGGATTACAACGCAATGAACGTCAGAAACGAAAAGGTCAAGGTGTTTGACGCCATAAAAGACATAGGCCCAGATAAGGCCATACTAGGTCAGTACTCCGCCTCAGGAGAGATGATAGGTTATCGGGCTGAAGATGGCGTCTCACCGCATTCCCACCAAGCTACTTTTGCTGCTATCCGTCTCGACATCCTTAACTCCCGATGGTCGGGAGTTCCGTTCTTCATACGGTCCGGTAAACGCCTCGAGGCAAAATTCACGCAAATAGTAATAGCGCTCAAAGCAGCCCAAAAAATACCATTTGCGCAAACCTCTGCTCTTGAATCAGACCGGATTGTGTTAAGGCTTGGGCCTAACGAAGGAATCGCTCTACAACTAAATAGCAAAATACCGGGCCAGGGAATGAATTTAAACCGCATCAACCTCAACTTCTCTTACGACAGCAATATTGACCACCCAATCCCCGATGCTTATGAAACCCTCCTTTGCGATGCTCTGATGGGTGACGCAACACTATTCGTACGGGCCGACGAAGTTGAAGGGCAATGGCGCATAATCGGGCCTCTGATTAAGCACGTTGACCTAAGTCCCGAAGAGCCCCACTTCTATCCGGCAGGTACTCAGGGGCCAAAAGCCGCTGATATGTTTCTAGAGGCCCAAGATCGCCAATGGCACCCCGCAGAAAACTAA
- a CDS encoding 4Fe-4S ferredoxin, producing the protein MLLPSAGPITRQPVGKDLFRIPGLRDIVRWKYSRLAFQLPLLILAAFVIIDGLTGRQLAPRNIATTTVWLQYRGLLVLALAIFGNAFCAACPLMLTRGATKKLMKILPSFNWPRALQNKWLVGVLTLVYLFSYEYFDLWASPWLTAWLALGYFGSALVVDSLFPAGTFCRFVCPLGNFNFVLSSSSPTMITAIDHNVCRECVHKPCLHGRVTDIKKGNSEVAAFIPLDEIKNPNGKGYFPGCETDLFVPTLQSNMDCTSCFNCVRACPYDNVALSVRPPWWELVAAPWLRRGRLALTIFAILLAHWGLLNAVAMTGPFFDVAQSIAGIFALKNELTLLGTIFLLVTAIGLLITGLTAMTADLIGGAGFNLSRSLQRWGYVTLVLGVGFWSSHYLFHFLTGALSTIPVFQHFLEYRGFAVDPNWRLAQIVPTAWLFPITASITTIYTMLAILVTIWIALRDFGSRGVIAMWPMLIFVLSFGALALLILGQPMEMRGTVLGPSF; encoded by the coding sequence ATGCTGCTCCCGAGTGCGGGACCAATTACCCGCCAACCAGTGGGAAAAGACCTATTTCGGATCCCTGGCTTACGTGACATAGTTCGCTGGAAATACTCTCGTTTAGCCTTCCAGTTGCCCCTACTGATTCTTGCAGCTTTCGTGATTATTGATGGACTAACTGGAAGGCAGCTAGCTCCACGAAACATTGCCACCACAACAGTTTGGCTGCAATATCGCGGCCTTCTAGTTTTAGCCCTTGCTATATTTGGCAACGCCTTCTGCGCAGCGTGCCCTTTAATGCTTACTCGCGGAGCAACGAAAAAATTGATGAAGATCCTACCAAGCTTTAATTGGCCTCGTGCACTCCAAAACAAGTGGCTTGTTGGGGTACTTACTCTCGTTTACCTGTTTAGTTACGAGTATTTCGACCTGTGGGCTAGCCCGTGGCTAACAGCCTGGTTGGCTTTGGGCTACTTTGGATCAGCATTAGTAGTTGACTCACTATTTCCAGCCGGCACTTTTTGTCGTTTCGTGTGTCCTTTAGGTAATTTCAATTTCGTTCTTTCTAGTTCTTCACCAACAATGATTACTGCCATTGACCATAACGTATGTCGTGAGTGCGTTCACAAACCCTGCCTTCACGGGCGCGTCACGGACATCAAAAAGGGTAATTCAGAAGTAGCTGCCTTCATCCCGCTAGATGAAATCAAGAATCCTAATGGGAAAGGTTACTTTCCTGGTTGTGAAACTGATTTATTTGTTCCAACTCTCCAATCGAACATGGATTGCACAAGTTGCTTTAACTGCGTCCGAGCCTGTCCATACGATAACGTTGCGTTGAGCGTTAGGCCACCTTGGTGGGAGCTAGTAGCCGCCCCATGGTTACGGCGCGGGCGACTAGCTCTTACTATTTTCGCTATCCTACTAGCTCACTGGGGCCTCCTAAATGCTGTTGCTATGACCGGGCCATTCTTTGATGTTGCGCAAAGCATTGCAGGTATTTTCGCCTTGAAAAATGAGCTGACTTTACTTGGAACTATTTTCCTACTCGTAACGGCCATAGGGCTTTTAATAACGGGTTTAACAGCTATGACCGCTGATCTTATCGGGGGTGCTGGGTTTAATCTCTCGCGGTCGCTTCAACGATGGGGGTACGTAACCTTAGTTCTTGGCGTGGGCTTTTGGAGCTCCCATTACCTTTTCCATTTCTTAACCGGTGCTTTATCAACGATCCCGGTATTTCAGCACTTCTTGGAATACCGTGGTTTCGCTGTAGACCCTAATTGGCGGCTCGCTCAAATTGTGCCGACCGCCTGGCTCTTCCCAATAACAGCCTCAATAACCACTATTTATACGATGTTGGCAATCTTAGTAACCATCTGGATAGCATTGAGGGACTTTGGTAGTCGGGGCGTTATAGCGATGTGGCCAATGTTGATTTTTGTCCTTAGCTTCGGGGCTCTAGCACTCCTAATTCTAGGACAACCAATGGAGATGCGTGGGACCGTCTTAGGCCCAAGCTTCTAA
- a CDS encoding glycosyl transferase family 2 has protein sequence MGDRNLGIIVVHHKTPTMLEECLERIARFVPESKICVVDTAPDKTFVDELCNRFANVEIIETANHSLANAVNVGLLRHHTPFVVHMNADVYVEAETFDHLMRPFVDPAVAMTGPIFLTGEGVRQQHGPFYEPNFWGLSAAGQRAVSWLSGALQVIRKSAIQVVGGMDTSLRFYNEDVEWCYRLRQSGYKCLLIPTRVTHIGGSSTPDAPRFLVEGYRGAMQVSRRYRPPWFRVLHSLIVKMEANVRKRTARQEQQRKAYSDIADMFRKKTFNESPFGRTLDDSKIIE, from the coding sequence GTGGGAGACAGAAACCTTGGAATAATTGTTGTGCACCATAAGACCCCCACGATGCTGGAGGAATGCCTAGAACGAATTGCCCGATTCGTACCGGAAAGCAAAATATGTGTTGTTGATACCGCTCCCGATAAAACATTTGTAGATGAACTATGTAACCGTTTCGCCAATGTCGAAATAATCGAGACTGCTAATCACAGTCTTGCCAATGCAGTAAATGTCGGGCTCCTGCGTCACCATACTCCTTTCGTCGTCCACATGAACGCAGACGTTTATGTTGAAGCTGAAACATTCGATCATTTAATGCGCCCATTCGTTGATCCAGCCGTGGCAATGACCGGGCCTATTTTTTTAACTGGAGAGGGCGTCCGTCAACAACACGGTCCTTTTTACGAACCAAATTTTTGGGGGCTTTCGGCTGCTGGGCAACGGGCAGTTTCCTGGCTATCCGGAGCTCTACAGGTAATTCGCAAATCAGCTATTCAGGTTGTTGGCGGGATGGATACCAGCCTTAGGTTCTATAACGAGGACGTTGAGTGGTGCTATAGGCTGAGACAATCTGGCTACAAATGTTTACTTATTCCAACTAGAGTCACCCACATAGGTGGTAGTTCGACTCCAGATGCACCTCGATTTCTTGTAGAAGGCTACCGTGGAGCAATGCAAGTCTCTCGCCGTTATAGACCTCCTTGGTTTAGAGTGCTGCACAGTTTAATTGTCAAGATGGAAGCTAATGTCCGCAAACGTACTGCGCGTCAAGAACAGCAGCGCAAGGCATATTCTGACATAGCGGATATGTTCCGCAAGAAGACGTTTAACGAGAGTCCTTTTGGTCGCACTTTGGACGATTCCAAGATTATAGAATGA
- a CDS encoding histidine kinase has translation MKQYGEGGIGLSVENSPGLWFDDLVEGVILVEEGRVTALNRVALELLDVDQDAAIGVPLIAVLRDHRLEEAYTEQQTVEVETRGRIISAKPIVNGLSLSDVTGVRSSVKNAQELLAVLSHELRTPTTSVRAILETLRLEIDDDMRMQFLGRASEECERLVRLIEDLTVDVKPPRERRLKLEDVLGRARTIVEPTLEQHGVSLELMISDLTVWADSDKLLQAVINLIENAAIHGPDFASIKVWADIDPENQGFARVFVRDTGNPLDSSRFEELFKLHARGPSAKARGTGLGLYIVRSITEAWGGKVWIERDKQGGGNTFAVTVPLVACGASEGSQKEINPSEHISLEVL, from the coding sequence TTGAAACAGTACGGGGAAGGGGGTATCGGCTTGTCAGTAGAAAATAGCCCTGGCCTTTGGTTTGATGACCTAGTCGAAGGGGTCATCTTAGTCGAAGAAGGTCGAGTTACTGCTCTTAATCGCGTCGCTTTGGAGTTGCTTGATGTTGACCAGGATGCCGCGATTGGCGTGCCCCTAATTGCCGTGCTTAGGGATCATAGGCTCGAGGAAGCATATACCGAGCAGCAAACAGTTGAGGTAGAAACACGTGGTCGTATCATAAGCGCTAAACCTATCGTGAATGGCCTTTCCTTATCCGATGTCACTGGGGTGCGATCTAGCGTCAAGAATGCACAAGAGTTATTAGCTGTATTGTCACATGAACTGCGTACCCCGACGACTTCGGTTCGCGCAATACTGGAGACTTTACGGTTAGAAATTGATGATGACATGCGCATGCAGTTCCTGGGTCGAGCCAGTGAAGAGTGCGAACGTCTTGTCCGTCTCATTGAGGATCTTACTGTCGATGTGAAACCACCACGAGAAAGACGCCTAAAGTTAGAAGACGTTTTGGGTAGGGCCCGCACTATAGTTGAGCCGACACTTGAACAGCATGGGGTGAGCCTAGAATTGATGATTTCTGATCTGACTGTTTGGGCTGATTCGGATAAGCTTCTTCAGGCAGTGATTAATCTTATTGAAAATGCCGCAATTCATGGTCCAGATTTTGCTTCGATCAAGGTCTGGGCAGACATTGACCCTGAAAATCAAGGTTTCGCAAGGGTTTTTGTAAGGGATACTGGAAATCCACTAGACTCGTCTCGCTTTGAAGAGCTTTTCAAGCTTCATGCTCGTGGACCGTCTGCCAAAGCAAGGGGAACCGGTCTCGGCCTATACATTGTTCGCTCTATTACGGAGGCTTGGGGCGGGAAAGTATGGATAGAAAGAGACAAACAAGGTGGCGGAAACACCTTCGCGGTCACAGTACCCTTAGTAGCTTGTGGCGCAAGCGAAGGGAGTCAAAAGGAAATTAATCCATCCGAGCACATATCACTAGAAGTGTTGTAG
- a CDS encoding tyrosine--tRNA ligase, with product MGQTALQRLQKGAKVVPERGLELKLAEAEKDGRQLRVKHGVDPSTPDLHIGHAVQLRKMREFQDLGHRVVLIIGDFTATIGDPSGRSKTRPSLSLEQTRINGETYVDQATLILDKDPERLEVRHNSEWLEPLDFGDLVWLASTYTVARMLERDDFTSRHRDGIPISLHEFLYPLAQAYDSVAVFADIEIGGTDQLFNLLVGRDVQKAYGQEPQLALVQGLLEGLDGTEKMSKSLGNFIGISESPEVMFKKSMQVPDSLLLRYVELCTDLEVDRFKDMVSSDIKAAHRLFAQELVRTYHGQPMVKIAEERYDYVATGGIPEDIPEVKIRNNELEGTLIGILALATLAGLTDSNGEARRLINNRGLRLEGEVVSDWRIKVDISKDPVLQKGKDSFVRVRREQ from the coding sequence ATGGGTCAGACCGCTCTTCAACGTTTACAAAAGGGGGCTAAGGTTGTTCCCGAAAGAGGGCTTGAGCTTAAACTAGCGGAGGCTGAAAAGGACGGTCGTCAGCTAAGAGTTAAACACGGGGTCGACCCTTCTACCCCCGACCTCCACATAGGACATGCAGTGCAACTAAGGAAAATGCGAGAGTTTCAAGACCTTGGGCATCGAGTTGTACTGATAATTGGTGATTTTACGGCCACCATAGGAGATCCTTCCGGCAGGTCTAAAACTAGGCCCTCATTGTCCCTTGAGCAAACCAGGATCAATGGGGAAACGTATGTCGATCAAGCCACGTTAATTCTGGACAAAGACCCAGAGCGCCTTGAGGTACGACATAACTCTGAGTGGTTGGAACCTCTAGATTTCGGTGATCTAGTGTGGTTAGCGTCAACTTACACTGTTGCTCGTATGCTTGAGCGAGATGACTTTACTAGCCGGCATAGAGATGGGATTCCAATTAGCCTGCATGAGTTTCTTTACCCGCTCGCGCAAGCTTATGACTCCGTAGCTGTTTTTGCAGACATTGAAATTGGTGGGACAGATCAACTATTTAATCTTTTAGTCGGGCGTGATGTGCAAAAGGCATACGGTCAGGAGCCGCAGTTGGCGTTGGTTCAGGGTCTTCTTGAAGGCCTTGATGGTACTGAAAAGATGTCGAAATCTCTAGGAAATTTTATAGGAATATCAGAATCTCCCGAGGTTATGTTTAAGAAATCTATGCAAGTGCCAGATTCTTTACTCCTGCGGTATGTGGAGCTGTGTACCGACTTAGAGGTAGATCGATTCAAGGATATGGTCTCCAGCGACATTAAAGCAGCACATCGGTTGTTTGCTCAGGAATTAGTTCGGACCTATCATGGCCAGCCAATGGTAAAGATAGCTGAAGAGCGCTACGACTATGTGGCTACGGGTGGCATTCCAGAAGACATACCTGAGGTAAAAATACGAAATAACGAGCTTGAGGGTACGTTGATTGGAATCCTCGCTCTAGCAACATTGGCTGGCCTAACCGATTCCAACGGGGAGGCCAGGAGGTTGATCAATAACCGAGGACTTAGGCTTGAGGGAGAGGTCGTAAGCGACTGGCGGATAAAGGTAGATATTAGTAAGGACCCAGTGCTGCAGAAAGGTAAAGATAGTTTCGTACGAGTTCGACGAGAACAGTAG
- the phoU gene encoding phosphate transport system regulatory protein PhoU has product MIGSTFMNALDQELQKINASTVRMLSQVRESVNLAQRGLVEADVKSAQKCIDDDVHIDKIQEQLEQRILSVIARRQPAARDLRFLGAVHRALSDIERAGDYAVRVARASIALSEKPPLKKYLDMDRILTILSTMIEVTIKALTESDIEAARHAWVMDDEIDDLYGQMERELLTYMIEDANTISVASQLLSVGRSLERLGDHIENVNEHIIFWLTGERL; this is encoded by the coding sequence ATGATAGGCTCAACTTTTATGAATGCCCTAGACCAGGAACTCCAGAAAATAAATGCTTCTACAGTTCGAATGCTTAGCCAGGTGAGAGAATCAGTCAATCTGGCACAGCGTGGTCTAGTCGAGGCTGACGTCAAGTCAGCTCAAAAATGCATTGATGATGATGTACATATTGACAAGATTCAGGAACAATTAGAGCAACGGATTCTAAGTGTCATAGCTCGCAGGCAACCCGCAGCAAGGGATCTACGTTTCCTTGGTGCTGTTCATCGTGCTCTAAGTGACATAGAACGCGCAGGGGATTACGCAGTGAGAGTTGCAAGGGCCTCAATAGCTCTTTCTGAAAAACCTCCGTTAAAAAAATACCTTGATATGGATCGCATTTTAACGATTTTAAGTACAATGATTGAAGTCACCATTAAGGCCCTGACTGAATCTGACATTGAGGCCGCTAGGCACGCTTGGGTAATGGATGACGAGATAGACGACCTTTATGGCCAGATGGAACGTGAACTACTAACGTATATGATTGAAGATGCTAATACGATAAGCGTAGCTAGTCAGCTTCTTAGTGTCGGACGTTCTCTTGAGCGATTAGGAGACCATATTGAGAACGTGAACGAGCACATAATCTTCTGGCTTACGGGAGAACGTTTATAA